Proteins from one Corallococcus exiguus genomic window:
- a CDS encoding ComF family protein, giving the protein MWKALLDLVYPPMCLACAKVLPGAGAVFCEPCDTALERLPPVCCRTCAEPGAFPGNTCLRCRTVPPPFSRAWAPFAHEGPVARAIHRFKYEDHPDLAAPLGVLLADEARRFLRTAPGCVVALPLHVRRFRKRQYDQAHLLAAELAKATGRTAPGDWLKRTRETRRQVGLSEAERTGNVAGAFVASRAVKGQEVLLLDDVFTTGSTARAAAIALREAGATRVEVLTLARAFTLA; this is encoded by the coding sequence ATGTGGAAGGCCCTGTTGGATCTGGTCTATCCGCCCATGTGTCTGGCCTGCGCGAAGGTGCTGCCGGGCGCGGGCGCGGTGTTCTGCGAGCCGTGCGACACGGCGCTGGAGCGGCTGCCGCCGGTGTGTTGCCGGACGTGCGCGGAGCCCGGCGCATTCCCGGGGAACACCTGTCTCCGTTGCCGGACGGTGCCGCCACCGTTCAGCCGGGCCTGGGCGCCCTTCGCGCATGAAGGGCCGGTGGCGCGAGCCATCCACCGGTTCAAGTACGAGGACCACCCGGACCTCGCGGCGCCATTGGGGGTACTGCTCGCGGACGAGGCGCGGCGGTTCTTGAGGACCGCGCCCGGATGCGTGGTGGCGTTGCCTCTGCATGTGCGGCGATTCCGGAAGCGGCAGTACGACCAGGCGCACCTGCTCGCGGCGGAGCTGGCGAAGGCCACGGGGCGGACGGCGCCGGGGGATTGGCTGAAGCGCACGCGGGAGACGCGCCGGCAGGTGGGGCTGAGTGAAGCGGAGCGCACGGGCAACGTGGCCGGAGCGTTCGTGGCGTCGCGGGCGGTGAAGGGGCAGGAGGTGTTGCTCCTGGACGACGTGTTCACCACCGGGTCCACCGCGCGGGCCGCCGCGATCGCGCTGCGGGAAGCGGGGGCCACGCGCGTGGAGGTGCTGACATTGGCGAGGGCGTTCACCCTCGCCTGA
- a CDS encoding Uma2 family endonuclease, whose translation MPEGDWHTGPRTYVWNVLRRYWAQQSRRAYVSSALPIYYPEEPRFAPDLLVVLDAEQRTRDKWVCSAEAHGLDWVMEVHAGGDRKTAAEANVQRYARLGIPEYFILDGRDCTLECYQLETPDARVYTRLEPQRGRYVSKVLGLEFQTEGERLQLWTSATPLLSYRERVLQLEAELQRREGLERRLKELEAELARLKKSQG comes from the coding sequence ATGCCAGAAGGGGATTGGCACACCGGCCCGCGTACCTACGTCTGGAATGTGTTGCGCAGATACTGGGCCCAACAGTCTCGACGGGCCTATGTGAGCTCCGCGCTCCCCATCTACTATCCCGAGGAGCCACGCTTCGCGCCGGACCTGCTGGTCGTGCTGGATGCGGAACAGCGCACTCGCGACAAGTGGGTATGTAGCGCCGAGGCCCACGGGTTGGACTGGGTCATGGAGGTGCACGCGGGCGGCGACCGGAAGACAGCCGCCGAAGCCAATGTGCAGCGCTATGCCCGCCTGGGGATTCCCGAGTACTTCATCCTCGACGGACGCGACTGCACGCTGGAGTGCTACCAGCTCGAGACACCCGATGCGCGCGTCTACACCCGCCTCGAACCACAGCGGGGGCGATACGTCTCCAAGGTGCTGGGACTCGAATTCCAGACGGAAGGCGAGCGCCTCCAGCTCTGGACCAGCGCCACGCCGCTGCTGAGCTACAGAGAGCGTGTCCTCCAACTGGAGGCCGAGCTTCAGCGTCGCGAGGGCCTGGAGCGTCGTCTGAAAGAACTCGAGGCCGAGCTCGCCCGGCTCAAGAAGTCCCAGGGCTGA
- a CDS encoding RNA ligase RtcB family protein → MNTPSSETSTAATVRIIASPQSWVEGEAVRQLEAVSRLPGMRLAVGLPDLHPGKGAPVGAAFESEGFLYPYLVGSDIGCGMGLWDVDLLTRKAKAERWAAKLDLEGPWVGDTKAVLEEHGARGMGFESALGTVGGGNHFAEVQRVEEVHDTRVFEALGLREERLLLLVHSGSRGLGEAILRKHVDRHAAGGLAADSDEAREYLKRHDGAVLWAKANRALVAQRTLDGIGATGRRVLDVCHNSVTARHADGRVGWLHRKGAAPWDEGPVVIPGSRGALSYLVLPVGTGEQSAYSLAHGAGRKWTRTAARERLKERFTAESLTRTSFKSHVVCEDRDLLFEEAPPAYKAIDRVVTDLVEAGLVRVVATLAPVLTYKTRGRTAE, encoded by the coding sequence ATGAACACGCCCTCTTCTGAAACCTCCACGGCCGCCACCGTGCGCATCATCGCCTCGCCCCAGTCCTGGGTGGAGGGCGAGGCCGTCCGCCAATTGGAGGCCGTGTCGCGCCTGCCCGGGATGAGACTCGCGGTGGGCCTGCCGGACCTGCATCCCGGCAAGGGCGCTCCGGTGGGCGCGGCCTTCGAGTCCGAGGGCTTCCTCTATCCCTATCTCGTGGGCAGCGACATCGGCTGTGGCATGGGGTTGTGGGACGTGGACCTGCTGACGCGCAAGGCGAAGGCGGAGCGGTGGGCGGCGAAGTTGGACCTGGAAGGGCCGTGGGTGGGGGACACGAAGGCGGTGCTCGAGGAGCACGGCGCGCGCGGCATGGGCTTCGAGTCGGCGCTGGGCACGGTGGGCGGCGGCAACCACTTCGCGGAGGTGCAGCGGGTGGAGGAGGTGCACGACACGCGCGTCTTCGAGGCGCTGGGCCTGCGGGAGGAGCGGTTGCTGTTGCTCGTGCACTCGGGGTCGCGCGGGCTGGGGGAGGCCATCCTGCGCAAGCATGTCGACCGGCACGCGGCGGGCGGACTGGCGGCGGATTCGGACGAGGCGCGCGAATACCTCAAGCGACATGACGGCGCGGTGCTGTGGGCGAAGGCGAACCGGGCACTGGTGGCGCAGCGGACGTTGGATGGGATTGGGGCGACGGGGCGGCGGGTGTTGGACGTGTGCCACAACAGCGTGACCGCGCGGCATGCGGACGGACGCGTGGGGTGGTTGCACCGCAAGGGCGCGGCGCCGTGGGACGAGGGTCCGGTGGTGATTCCCGGCAGCCGCGGAGCCCTGAGCTATCTGGTGTTACCGGTGGGCACGGGCGAGCAGAGCGCGTACAGCCTCGCGCACGGCGCGGGACGCAAGTGGACGCGTACGGCGGCGCGGGAGCGGCTGAAGGAGCGCTTCACGGCGGAGTCGCTGACGCGCACGTCCTTCAAGAGCCACGTGGTGTGCGAGGACCGGGACCTGCTCTTCGAGGAGGCGCCGCCGGCATACAAAGCCATCGACCGCGTGGTGACGGACCTGGTGGAGGCGGGGCTGGTGAGGGTGGTGGCGACGCTGGCGCCAGTGCTCACGTACAAGACGCGAGGCCGCACGGCGGAGTGA